Proteins from a single region of Pseudomonas sp. 10S4:
- a CDS encoding CsbD family protein — protein MSSTGDKVKGVTNEAVGNVKQGVGKATDNTKLQVEGKMQEKKGEAQQAVGKAKDAIKKAVDKS, from the coding sequence ATGAGCAGCACTGGCGATAAAGTTAAAGGCGTGACAAACGAAGCGGTCGGCAACGTCAAGCAAGGCGTCGGCAAGGCCACTGACAACACCAAACTGCAAGTTGAAGGCAAGATGCAGGAGAAGAAAGGCGAGGCACAGCAAGCAGTCGGCAAAGCCAAGGACGCGATCAAGAAAGCGGTCGATAAGTCCTGA
- the def gene encoding peptide deformylase — protein sequence MIREILKMGDERLLRIAPPVPAEMFDSPELWQLIDDMFQTMESVGGVGLAAPQIGVDLQLVIFGFEHSERYPDAEAVPQTILINPLITPLSPTLEEGFEGCLSVPGLRGAVDRYQHIRYEGVDPRGQPIVRIASGFHARVVQHECDHLIGRLYPSRISDFTKFGFTEVMFPDLDPNADD from the coding sequence ATGATCCGTGAAATCCTGAAAATGGGCGATGAACGCCTGCTGCGCATTGCCCCTCCCGTGCCGGCCGAAATGTTCGACAGCCCCGAGTTGTGGCAACTGATCGACGACATGTTCCAGACCATGGAAAGCGTGGGTGGCGTTGGCCTGGCCGCGCCGCAGATCGGCGTCGACCTGCAACTGGTGATCTTCGGTTTCGAGCACAGCGAACGCTATCCCGACGCCGAAGCCGTGCCGCAGACGATTCTGATCAACCCGCTGATCACGCCGTTGAGTCCGACCCTGGAAGAGGGCTTCGAAGGTTGCCTGTCGGTGCCCGGCCTGCGCGGCGCGGTGGATCGTTACCAGCACATTCGTTATGAAGGCGTTGACCCGAGGGGCCAGCCGATCGTGCGTATTGCCTCGGGGTTTCATGCGCGGGTGGTGCAGCATGAGTGCGATCATTTGATCGGTCGGTTGTACCCGTCGCGGATCAGTGACTTCACTAAGTTCGGCTTCACTGAAGTGATGTTTCCGGACCTCGACCCCAACGCCGACGACTGA
- a CDS encoding class I SAM-dependent methyltransferase, translating into MKPALLALTLTALLAPVLAHAADTQPVSAKQYAEVLKGTWRAPQNVVRDVYRHPHQSLQFFGLRPNQTVIEITPGSGWYSELLAPLLKDHGTYIAAVQAPTVSDSARKNEETLKTKFAVAPAQYAKARVVEFDPKAPVLGKPGSADTVLTFRNVHNWVLADTAPLMFESFFKVLKPGGVLGVVDHRAKDGASLEDIKHSGYLTTAYVVKLATDAGFKLEGQSEINANPKDTKDYPEGVWTLPPTLTLGEKDKAKYLAIGESDRMTLRFIKPAK; encoded by the coding sequence ATGAAACCTGCCCTACTCGCCTTGACCCTCACCGCCCTGCTCGCCCCTGTTTTGGCTCACGCTGCCGACACGCAACCCGTCTCGGCCAAGCAATACGCCGAGGTGCTAAAAGGCACTTGGCGCGCGCCGCAGAACGTGGTGCGCGACGTCTACCGTCACCCGCACCAGAGTCTGCAATTCTTCGGTTTGCGGCCGAATCAAACAGTCATCGAAATCACCCCCGGCAGCGGTTGGTACAGCGAATTGCTCGCCCCGCTGCTCAAGGATCACGGCACCTATATTGCCGCTGTCCAGGCGCCGACGGTCAGTGACTCGGCGCGCAAGAACGAAGAAACGCTGAAGACGAAATTCGCCGTCGCGCCTGCCCAATATGCCAAGGCCCGGGTGGTCGAGTTCGACCCCAAGGCCCCGGTGTTGGGCAAACCCGGTTCAGCCGATACCGTGCTGACCTTTCGCAACGTGCACAACTGGGTGCTGGCGGACACGGCGCCGTTGATGTTCGAGTCGTTCTTCAAGGTGTTGAAACCGGGTGGCGTGCTCGGTGTGGTGGATCATCGGGCCAAGGACGGGGCGTCGCTGGAGGACATCAAGCACAGCGGTTACCTGACCACGGCGTATGTGGTGAAACTAGCGACCGATGCCGGGTTCAAGCTTGAGGGACAAAGCGAGATCAATGCCAACCCGAAGGACACCAAGGATTACCCTGAAGGCGTCTGGACCTTGCCGCCGACGTTGACGTTGGGGGAGAAGGACAAGGCTAAATATCTGGCGATTGGTGAGTCGGACCGGATGACGTTGCGGTTCATCAAACCCGCGAAATAA